A single region of the Rattus rattus isolate New Zealand chromosome 8, Rrattus_CSIRO_v1, whole genome shotgun sequence genome encodes:
- the LOC116907391 gene encoding urinary protein 3-like, which produces MGKHILFPLLGLSLMVISLQALQCILCNRYSSEGNCVTGRFACQTKPGEICATVVTYKDGKFHYGRQKCAECLSGTIEHGSRRVTTNCCSASSFCNVARP; this is translated from the exons ATGGGAAAGCATATCTTGTTTCCTCTACTGGGCCTGTCTTTGATGGTGATCTCCCTTCAAG CTTTGCAGTGTATCCTGTGTAATAGGTACAGTTCTGAAGGGAATTGTGTGACTGGAAGATTTGCATGCCAGACTAAACCTGGTGAGATTTGTGCCACAGTTGTAACCTATAAAG ATGGAAAATTTCACTATGGAAGACAGAAGTGTGCTGAGTGCCTCAGTGGGACTATTGAGCATGGAAGTCGGAGAGTAACAACAAACTGTTGCTCAGCCAGCTCTTTCTGCAATGTAGCACGTCCCTGA